From Bdellovibrionota bacterium, one genomic window encodes:
- a CDS encoding nucleotidyltransferase domain-containing protein, translating to MIQHVLKSADKFQIFRKIILFGSQAKGTAHKKSDYDFAFELLSTDSESLLMWGQLTSILNEKKPKLNSLDLIRMDQISDEFKNNILKDGIVLYSSSND from the coding sequence ATGATTCAGCATGTACTAAAGAGTGCTGATAAATTTCAAATTTTTAGAAAAATAATTCTATTTGGATCCCAAGCAAAAGGAACTGCTCACAAAAAATCTGATTATGATTTCGCTTTTGAACTGCTGAGTACAGATTCAGAGTCGCTATTAATGTGGGGACAACTCACCTCTATTCTAAATGAAAAAAAACCTAAGCTAAATAGCTTAGATTTAATTAGAATGGATCAAATATCTGATGAATTTAAAAATAATATTTTAAAAGACGGAATTGTTTTGTACAGTAGTTCCAATGACTAA
- a CDS encoding HI0074 family nucleotidyltransferase substrate-binding subunit produces MTKLQQSFKNLERSFQSLKRAVATPPIEERDYAGIIQSFEFVYELTWQTLKILLESNGIKSPFPRITFEEAFKRDLIEGNEVWKLIMDARNKTSHTYDQKLAVSLCKEITENYITIFEKTIEKVKSQCS; encoded by the coding sequence ATGACTAAATTACAACAATCCTTTAAAAACTTAGAAAGATCTTTCCAAAGCTTAAAAAGAGCAGTTGCCACACCTCCGATAGAGGAAAGAGATTACGCGGGCATTATTCAAAGTTTTGAATTTGTTTATGAGCTCACATGGCAAACTCTCAAAATATTACTTGAATCCAACGGAATCAAATCACCGTTTCCGAGAATTACTTTTGAGGAAGCCTTCAAAAGAGATTTGATAGAAGGAAATGAGGTTTGGAAACTCATTATGGATGCTCGGAACAAAACATCCCACACCTATGACCAAAAATTAGCAGTTTCTTTATGTAAGGAAATTACTGAAAACTATATAACCATTTTCGAAAAAACAATTGAGAAAGTAAAATCTCAATGCAGTTAA
- a CDS encoding transglycosylase SLT domain-containing protein, with protein MSFSDDLKKVGRTIFNQFIKETLKKIFSPKPDKSEGKKEENSKEPNFPKSHPWRMCPIGQHWVRTHPLTIPPSDKGPKRTTTRHGHCRINSGRSEFYTADELREIAKQHFDKLIQDSYTMPVPDSLSFPNGNAYDELIGGWTKFWNETLKPKNPLTPDFVKALIATESSFRVPPDVKSKDGSARGLIQITENTRKILQDPKGELRNHLIEMTIEESREPVINIGGGIRWLHHKKYLAEHRLKREITWEEGAAEYKGILQALGKDKKSDEIMTKLRGYHKRLKDQRAQKK; from the coding sequence ATGTCGTTTTCTGATGACTTGAAAAAAGTCGGTAGAACAATCTTTAATCAATTTATCAAAGAGACTTTGAAAAAGATTTTTTCACCCAAGCCTGACAAATCGGAAGGAAAAAAAGAAGAAAATTCTAAAGAACCTAATTTCCCAAAAAGTCATCCATGGAGAATGTGCCCAATTGGACAGCATTGGGTCCGTACGCATCCACTAACTATCCCACCAAGTGATAAAGGTCCTAAAAGAACAACCACCCGTCACGGTCATTGCCGTATAAATTCCGGTCGTTCAGAATTTTATACAGCAGATGAACTTAGAGAAATAGCTAAACAGCATTTCGATAAATTAATTCAAGACTCTTATACTATGCCTGTTCCTGATTCGCTTAGTTTTCCCAATGGTAATGCATATGATGAACTTATTGGAGGTTGGACAAAGTTTTGGAATGAAACGTTGAAACCTAAAAACCCTCTCACGCCAGATTTTGTAAAAGCGCTTATCGCAACCGAATCTAGCTTTCGAGTGCCGCCAGATGTGAAGAGTAAAGATGGCTCAGCGCGAGGGTTAATTCAAATAACAGAAAATACTCGAAAAATCCTTCAGGATCCAAAAGGTGAATTGCGAAATCACTTGATTGAAATGACTATAGAGGAAAGTAGAGAGCCCGTCATCAATATAGGGGGCGGAATTCGCTGGCTCCATCACAAAAAATACTTAGCAGAACATCGACTCAAAAGGGAGATTACATGGGAAGAGGGTGCCGCAGAATACAAGGGAATCTTACAAGCTTTAGGCAAAGACAAGAAATCCGACGAGATTATGACCAAATTGAGAGGGTACCACAAGAGGCTCAAAGATCAGCGCGCACAAAAAAAATGA